One part of the Clarias gariepinus isolate MV-2021 ecotype Netherlands chromosome 24, CGAR_prim_01v2, whole genome shotgun sequence genome encodes these proteins:
- the LOC128512652 gene encoding mucin-5AC-like isoform X1, with amino-acid sequence MEGSARHIETGSTAKVMTSSPVSEKKHQRNGHASPAHQAANQSSPTAGKQTEMLTPPSVSEKKTVTNGSASPVRHPANSSTNQTGVECLLKTDDRMRLARERREERERSLAMREQALMEKERRARLQYERTREERWRRLEEQRQKEEQRRAAVEEKRRQQLEEEKERLEALMRKSMERSLQLENRNKRGTWGINGQIHHSHMTSVDNLTLHRLCTHTHSSLARCSSDAELRVLCPRCTVPSSPHRSLYSASPSRRRANAVAMEMSGTNSAPNTPKKERLRTERRTPTGSPVRRAHSPADVIRRTASPKLIPRSHNQSPVPLHHYPPSPNKQAQEFKGHDPADKKPLNETEVSTGRASGTCKGENSKPADGSADGRAEPSPLIPLTSGKLVAGTTDGDEVSRVLAERRRLSRIQKEQEERERLKAEQLRKQEEKEIKEEEKKKRADEEKELQEKQEVMRELMKQQEEHERQQRKKRIEEIMKRTRRSDEEVKKDDGQEPYFPLSHTHSHTLSLPGEVQVNSKVNGEVKAPPTGAQTLLRGQVKPHTPERVIKQHESAEKSSHTPAQVLHNTPSLNSPDHRGATVRADMAPATPHRSSPVREEQSTQVRKINNSSEKLQETRVKSSAENNEKKHLPVKERDQSTGQLIRPELTQVSKQETGGQGKSSPLEQVKSPTSQQVDSPVKTPTTQQVNSPVKSPTSQQVNSPVKGPTSQQVNNPVNSPTSQQVNSPVKGPTSQQVNNPVNSPTFQQVNSSLKGPTSQQVDSPVKSPTSQQVNSPVKGLTSQQVNNPVNSPTSQQVNSSLKGPTSQQVDSPVKSPTSQQVDSPVKSPASQQMNSSVHSPISQQMNTPVKGHTSQQVNSPIKSPTSQQVNTPVKSHTSQQVNSPVKSPTSQQVNTPVKSPTSQQVNSPVKGPTSQQVNNPVNSPTSQQVNSPAKSPTTQNVNSPAKSPTTQQVNSPAKGSTTQQMNSPVKSPTSQQVNSPVKSPTSQQINSPVKSPTSQQVHTPVKCPTSQQVNSPVKSPTSQQVNSPVKSPMYQQVNTPVKSHTSQQKNSPVKSPTSQQVNTPVISHTSQQVNSPVKSPTSQQINSPVKSPTTQQVNSPAKSPTTQQVDSPAKSLTTQQMNSPVKSSTSQQVNNPVKSPTSQQMNSPVKSPSAQQVYSQVKCSASQQVNTPVKSPTTQQVNNPVNSPTSQQVNSSLKSPTSQQMNSPVKSSTPQQMNSPVKSPTSQQMNSPVKSPSAQQVYSQVKCSASQQVNTPVKSPTTQQVNNPVNSPTSQQVNSSLKSPTSQQMNSPVKSSTSQQMNSPVKSPTSQQMNSPVKSPSAQQVYSQVKCSASQQVNTPVKSPTTQQVNNPVNSPTSQQVNSSLKSPTSQQMNSPVKIPTTQQVNSPVKSPSAQQVYSQVKCSTSQQVNSLFKTTTTQEVNNQIRSATFQQVNSPLKTPPSQQVKSAVDCPNTLQMNSQGKGSTSEQVNSPLNISTFQEGTSQVKNNTTPQVNSPVKSEQVNAQMSSQVKKIMMTSQVTSKMPSHSSSPLSSQPPSQVPPPPSDLESLKKRGGARKEPAEESQTMEVSPVSKEVLVSIPKFSPIAEVQTVVNNTRALEDLLDLTGHVMYPIMPRSTAHGDCNKNVIELKQASNTVNTRSRKE; translated from the exons ATGGAGGGGAGCGCGAGACACATAGAGACCGGAAGTACAG CTaaagtgatgacatcatcaccagTTTCTGAAAAGAAACATCAGAGAAATGGCCACGCCTCTCCAGCTCACCAGGCAGCCAATCAGAGCAGCCCGACTGCTGGTAAACAGA CTGAGATGTTGACTCCGCCCTCTGTGTCGGAGAAGAAGACTGTGACCAATGGGAGTGCTTCACCTGTTCGCCATCCGGCCAATAGCAGCACAAACCAGACAG GTGTGGAGTGTCTCCTCAAAACAGATGACAGGATGCGATTGGCCAGAGAGAGACGGGAGGAGAGAGAGCGGAGTCTGG CGATGAGAGAGCAGGCTCTGATGGAGAAGGAGCGGCGTGCTCGTCTGCAGTACGAGAGGACGAGGGAGGAGAGGTGGAGACGTCTGGAGGAGCAGAGGCAGAAGGAGGAGCAGCGCAGAGCCGCTGTGGAGGAGAAGAGGAGGCAGCAGCTCGAGGAGGAAAAG GAGCGTCTGGAGGCTTTGATGAGAAAATCAATGGAGCGAAGTCTTCAACTGGAGAACAGAAACAAGCGAGGGACCTGGGGGATCAACGGACAGA TCCATCACAGTCACATGACCTCTGTGGACAACCTGACACTCCATCGTCTctgtacgcacacacactcctcactcGCTCGCTGCAGCAGTGATGCTGAACTGCGTGTCCTCTGTCCACGGtgcacag TTCCCTCCAGTCCTCACAGGTCACTGTACTCTGCGTCACCGAGCCGTCGCCGTGCCAACGCTGTTGCTATGGAGATGAGCGGGACAAATTCAGCTCCAAATACCCCGAAG aaggAAAGGTTGCGCACAGAGAGAAGGACGCCGACTGGATCACCTGTGAGACGAGCTCACTCTCCTGCTGATGTCATCCGGCGCACTGCCTCGccaaa gttgaTTCCCAGGAGTCATAATCAGTCCCCTGTCCCACTCCATCATTACCCTCCGTCCCCTAACAAGCAAGCCCAAGAGTTCAAAGGTCATGACCCTGCAGATAAAAAGCCGCTGAATGAGACTGAGGTCAGCACAGGGCGCGCAAGCGGAACCTGTAAGGGAGAGAACTCGAAACCTGCAGATGGGAGCGCAGACGGGAGAGCGG AACCCTCACCTCTGATACCTCTGACCTCTGGAAAGCTCGTTGCCGGGACAACCGATGGGGACGAGGTTTCTCGGGTGTTGGCGGAACGACGACGTCTCAGTCGAATACAGAAGGAGCAGGAGGAAagggagag GCTGAAAGCTGAACAGCTGAGGAAGCAGGAGGAAAAAGAGataaaggaggaggagaagaagaaaagagcaGATGAGGAGAAGGAACTGCAGGAG aaacaggaagtgatgcGAGAGCTGATGAAGCAGCAGGAGGAGCATGAGCGACAGCAGAGGAAAAAG AGAATTGAGGAGATCATGAAGAGGACGCGGCGGAGCGATGAAGAAGTGAAG AAAGACGACGGTCAGGAGCCTTACTTccctctgtcacacacacactcacacacactgtctctgcCCG GTGAAGTCCAGGTGAACTCAAAGGTAAATGGTGAAGTGAAAGCCCCGCCCACCGGTGCACAG ACGCTGTTACGTGGACAGGTGAAGCCACACACACCTGAACGCGTCATCAAGCAGCATGAGAGTGCAGAGAAGAgttcacacacacctgcacaagTGCTGCACAACACTCCATCATTAAACTCTCCTGATCATAGAGGAGCAACTGTGAGAGCGGACATGGCTCCGGCGACGCCTCACAGAAGCTCACCTGTCAGAGAGGAACAGAGCACTCAGGTGAGGAAAATCAACAATTCATCGGAAAAGCTGCAGGAGACACGGGTGAAGAGCTCTGCTGAAAACAATGAGAAGAAACATCTCCCAGTCAAGGAGAGAGACCAGTCAACAGGCCAGTTGATCAGACCAGAACTTACACAGGTGAGCAAACAGGAGACTGGTGGCCAGGGCAAAAGTTCCCCACTTGAGCAAGTGAAGAGTCCAACCTCCCAACAGGTGGACAGCCCAGTGAAGACTCCAACCACCCAACAGGTGAACAGCCCAGTGAAGAGTCCAACCTCCCAACAGGTGAACAGCCCAGTGAAGGGTCCAACCTCCCAACAGGTGAACAACCCAGTGAACAGCCCAACCTCCCAACAGGTGAACAGCCCAGTGAAGGGTCCAACCTCCCAACAGGTGAACAACCCAGTGAACAGCCCAACCTTTCAACAGGTGAACAGTTCATTGAAGGGTCCAACCTCCCAACAGGTGGACAGCCCAGTGAAAAGTCCAACCTCCCAACAGGTGAACAGCCCAGTGAAGGGTCTAACCTCCCAACAGGTAAACAACCCAGTGAACAGCCCAACCTCTCAACAGGTGAACAGCTCATTGAAGGGTCCAACCTCCCAACAGGTGGACAGCCCAGTGAAGAGTCCAACCTCCCAACAGGTGGACAGCCCAGTGAAGAGTCCAGCCTCCCAACAGATGAACAGCTCAGTGCATAGTCCAATCTCTCAACAGATGAATACTCCAGTAAAGGGTCACACGTCCCAACAGGTGAACAGCCCAATTAAGAGTCCCACCTCCCAACAGGTAAATACCCCAGTCAAGAGTCACACCTCTCAACAGGTGAACAGCCCAGTGAAGAGTCCCACATCTCAACAGGTAAATACTCCAGTGAAGAGCCCAACCTCCCAACAGGTAAACAGCCCAGTGAAGGGTCCAACCTCCCAACAGGTGAACAACCCAGTGAACAGCCCAACCTCCCAACAGGTGAACAGCCCAGCAAAGAGTCCAACCACCCAAAATGTGAACAGCCCAGCAAAGAGTCCAACCACCCAACAGGTAAACAGCCCAGCAAAGGGTTCAACCACCCAACAAATGAACAGCCCAGTGAAGAGTCCAACCTCCCAACAGGTGAACAGCCCAGTGAAGAGTCCAACCTCTCAACAAATTAACAGTCCAGTAAAGAGTCCCACATCTCAACAGGTACATACTCCAGTGAAGTGTCCCACCTCCCAACAGGTGAACAGCCCAGTTAAGAGTCCCACCTCCCAACAGGTGAACAGCCCAGTGAAGAGTCCCATGTATCAACAGGTGAATACTCCAGTGAAAAGTCACACCTCCCAACAGAAGAACAGTCCAGTTAAGAGTCCCACCTCCCAACAGGTAAATACCCCAGTGATAAGTCACACCTCTCAACAGGTGAACAGCCCAGTGAAAAGTCCAACCTCTCAACAAATCAACAGCCCAGTGAAGAGTCCAACCACCCAACAGGTGAACAGCCCAGCGAAGAGTCCAACCACCCAACAGGTGGACAGCCCAGCGAAGAGTCTAACCACCCAACAAATGAACAGCCCAGTAAAGAGTTCCACCTCCCAACAGGTGAACAACCCAGTGAAGAGTCCAACCTCTCAACAAATGAACAGTCCAGTGAAGAGTCCAAGCGCTCAGCAGGTGTACAGCCAGGTGAAGTGTTCAGCCTCTCAACAGGTGAACACCCCAGTGAAGAGTCCAACAACCCAACAGGTGAACAACCCAGTGAACAGCCCAACCTCTCAACAGGTGAACAGTTCATTGAAGAGTCCCACCTCCCAACAGATGAACAGCCCAGTGAAGAGTTCCACCCCCCAACAGATGAACAGCCCAGTGAAGAGTCCAACCTCTCAACAAATGAACAGTCCAGTGAAGAGTCCAAGCGCTCAGCAGGTGTACAGCCAGGTAAAGTGTTCAGCCTCTCAACAGGTGAACACCCCAGTGAAGAGTCCAACAACCCAACAGGTGAACAACCCAGTGAACAGCCCAACCTCTCAACAGGTGAACAGTTCATTGAAGAGTCCCACCTCCCAACAGATGAACAGCCCAGTGAAGAGTTCCACCTCCCAACAGATGAACAGCCCAGTGAAGAGTCCAACCTCTCAACAAATGAACAGTCCAGTGAAGAGTCCAAGCGCTCAGCAGGTGTACAGCCAGGTGAAGTGTTCAGCCTCTCAACAGGTGAACACCCCAGTGAAGAGTCCAACCACCCAACAGGTGAACAACCCAGTGAACAGCCCAACTTCTCAACAGGTGAACAGTTCATTGAAGAGTCCCACCTCCCAACAGATGAACAGCCCAGTGAAGATTCCCACCACCCAACAGGTGAACAGCCCAGTGAAGAGTCCAAGCGCTCAGCAGGTGTACAGCCAGGTGAAGTGTTCAACCTCCCAACAGGtgaacagtttatttaaaactacaaCAACTCAAGAAGTGAATAACCAAATAAGAAGTGCAACCTTTCAGCAGGTGAACAGCCCACTGAAGACTCCACCCTCACAACAGGTGAAAAGTGCTGTGGACTGTCCAAACACTCTGCAGATGAACAGTCAAGGGAAGGGTTCTACCTCTGAACAGGTGAACAGCCCACTAAACATTTCAACCTTCCAGGAGGGGACCAGCCAGGTGAAAAACAACACCACCCCACAGGTGAACAGCCCAGTCAAGAGTGAGCAAGTGAATGCCCAAATGAGCTCGCaggtgaaaaaaatcatgatgacATCACAGGTGACATCAAAGATGCCATCACATAGCTCCTCCCCTCTCAGCTCACAACCTCCATCACAGGTCCCACCACCTCCCAGTGACTTGGAGTCTCTGAAGAAAAGGGGCGGGGCCAGAAAGGAACCAGCGGAAGAGTCTCAGACGATGGAGGTCAG CCCTGTGTCTAAAGAGGTACTTGTCTCGATTCCGAAGTTCTCTCCCATTGCTGAAGTTCAGACTGTTGTGAACAACACACGGGCGCTGGAGGACCTGCTGGATCTGACCGGTCATGTCATGTATCCCATAATGCCCCGCAGCACCGCCCATGGAGATTGCAACAAAAACGTCATCGAGCTGAAACAGGCATCTAACACAGTGAACACGAGGAGCAGGAAGGAGTGA
- the LOC128512652 gene encoding mucin-5AC-like isoform X3 has protein sequence MEGSARHIETGSTAKVMTSSPVSEKKHQRNGHASPAHQAANQSSPTAGKQTEMLTPPSVSEKKTVTNGSASPVRHPANSSTNQTGVECLLKTDDRMRLARERREERERSLAMREQALMEKERRARLQYERTREERWRRLEEQRQKEEQRRAAVEEKRRQQLEEEKERLEALMRKSMERSLQLENRNKRGTWGINGQSDYALLHDLIASSPATNELGNVPSSPHRSLYSASPSRRRANAVAMEMSGTNSAPNTPKKERLRTERRTPTGSPVRRAHSPADVIRRTASPKLIPRSHNQSPVPLHHYPPSPNKQAQEFKGHDPADKKPLNETEVSTGRASGTCKGENSKPADGSADGRAEPSPLIPLTSGKLVAGTTDGDEVSRVLAERRRLSRIQKEQEERERLKAEQLRKQEEKEIKEEEKKKRADEEKELQEKQEVMRELMKQQEEHERQQRKKRIEEIMKRTRRSDEEVKKDDGQEPYFPLSHTHSHTLSLPGEVQVNSKVNGEVKAPPTGAQTLLRGQVKPHTPERVIKQHESAEKSSHTPAQVLHNTPSLNSPDHRGATVRADMAPATPHRSSPVREEQSTQVRKINNSSEKLQETRVKSSAENNEKKHLPVKERDQSTGQLIRPELTQVSKQETGGQGKSSPLEQVKSPTSQQVDSPVKTPTTQQVNSPVKSPTSQQVNSPVKGPTSQQVNNPVNSPTSQQVNSPVKGPTSQQVNNPVNSPTFQQVNSSLKGPTSQQVDSPVKSPTSQQVNSPVKGLTSQQVNNPVNSPTSQQVNSSLKGPTSQQVDSPVKSPTSQQVDSPVKSPASQQMNSSVHSPISQQMNTPVKGHTSQQVNSPIKSPTSQQVNTPVKSHTSQQVNSPVKSPTSQQVNTPVKSPTSQQVNSPVKGPTSQQVNNPVNSPTSQQVNSPAKSPTTQNVNSPAKSPTTQQVNSPAKGSTTQQMNSPVKSPTSQQVNSPVKSPTSQQINSPVKSPTSQQVHTPVKCPTSQQVNSPVKSPTSQQVNSPVKSPMYQQVNTPVKSHTSQQKNSPVKSPTSQQVNTPVISHTSQQVNSPVKSPTSQQINSPVKSPTTQQVNSPAKSPTTQQVDSPAKSLTTQQMNSPVKSSTSQQVNNPVKSPTSQQMNSPVKSPSAQQVYSQVKCSASQQVNTPVKSPTTQQVNNPVNSPTSQQVNSSLKSPTSQQMNSPVKSSTPQQMNSPVKSPTSQQMNSPVKSPSAQQVYSQVKCSASQQVNTPVKSPTTQQVNNPVNSPTSQQVNSSLKSPTSQQMNSPVKSSTSQQMNSPVKSPTSQQMNSPVKSPSAQQVYSQVKCSASQQVNTPVKSPTTQQVNNPVNSPTSQQVNSSLKSPTSQQMNSPVKIPTTQQVNSPVKSPSAQQVYSQVKCSTSQQVNSLFKTTTTQEVNNQIRSATFQQVNSPLKTPPSQQVKSAVDCPNTLQMNSQGKGSTSEQVNSPLNISTFQEGTSQVKNNTTPQVNSPVKSEQVNAQMSSQVKKIMMTSQVTSKMPSHSSSPLSSQPPSQVPPPPSDLESLKKRGGARKEPAEESQTMEVSPVSKEVLVSIPKFSPIAEVQTVVNNTRALEDLLDLTGHVMYPIMPRSTAHGDCNKNVIELKQASNTVNTRSRKE, from the exons ATGGAGGGGAGCGCGAGACACATAGAGACCGGAAGTACAG CTaaagtgatgacatcatcaccagTTTCTGAAAAGAAACATCAGAGAAATGGCCACGCCTCTCCAGCTCACCAGGCAGCCAATCAGAGCAGCCCGACTGCTGGTAAACAGA CTGAGATGTTGACTCCGCCCTCTGTGTCGGAGAAGAAGACTGTGACCAATGGGAGTGCTTCACCTGTTCGCCATCCGGCCAATAGCAGCACAAACCAGACAG GTGTGGAGTGTCTCCTCAAAACAGATGACAGGATGCGATTGGCCAGAGAGAGACGGGAGGAGAGAGAGCGGAGTCTGG CGATGAGAGAGCAGGCTCTGATGGAGAAGGAGCGGCGTGCTCGTCTGCAGTACGAGAGGACGAGGGAGGAGAGGTGGAGACGTCTGGAGGAGCAGAGGCAGAAGGAGGAGCAGCGCAGAGCCGCTGTGGAGGAGAAGAGGAGGCAGCAGCTCGAGGAGGAAAAG GAGCGTCTGGAGGCTTTGATGAGAAAATCAATGGAGCGAAGTCTTCAACTGGAGAACAGAAACAAGCGAGGGACCTGGGGGATCAACGGACAGA GCGACTATGCCCTCCTCCATGACCTCATCGCTTCCTCTCCTGCTACCAACGAATTAGGCAACG TTCCCTCCAGTCCTCACAGGTCACTGTACTCTGCGTCACCGAGCCGTCGCCGTGCCAACGCTGTTGCTATGGAGATGAGCGGGACAAATTCAGCTCCAAATACCCCGAAG aaggAAAGGTTGCGCACAGAGAGAAGGACGCCGACTGGATCACCTGTGAGACGAGCTCACTCTCCTGCTGATGTCATCCGGCGCACTGCCTCGccaaa gttgaTTCCCAGGAGTCATAATCAGTCCCCTGTCCCACTCCATCATTACCCTCCGTCCCCTAACAAGCAAGCCCAAGAGTTCAAAGGTCATGACCCTGCAGATAAAAAGCCGCTGAATGAGACTGAGGTCAGCACAGGGCGCGCAAGCGGAACCTGTAAGGGAGAGAACTCGAAACCTGCAGATGGGAGCGCAGACGGGAGAGCGG AACCCTCACCTCTGATACCTCTGACCTCTGGAAAGCTCGTTGCCGGGACAACCGATGGGGACGAGGTTTCTCGGGTGTTGGCGGAACGACGACGTCTCAGTCGAATACAGAAGGAGCAGGAGGAAagggagag GCTGAAAGCTGAACAGCTGAGGAAGCAGGAGGAAAAAGAGataaaggaggaggagaagaagaaaagagcaGATGAGGAGAAGGAACTGCAGGAG aaacaggaagtgatgcGAGAGCTGATGAAGCAGCAGGAGGAGCATGAGCGACAGCAGAGGAAAAAG AGAATTGAGGAGATCATGAAGAGGACGCGGCGGAGCGATGAAGAAGTGAAG AAAGACGACGGTCAGGAGCCTTACTTccctctgtcacacacacactcacacacactgtctctgcCCG GTGAAGTCCAGGTGAACTCAAAGGTAAATGGTGAAGTGAAAGCCCCGCCCACCGGTGCACAG ACGCTGTTACGTGGACAGGTGAAGCCACACACACCTGAACGCGTCATCAAGCAGCATGAGAGTGCAGAGAAGAgttcacacacacctgcacaagTGCTGCACAACACTCCATCATTAAACTCTCCTGATCATAGAGGAGCAACTGTGAGAGCGGACATGGCTCCGGCGACGCCTCACAGAAGCTCACCTGTCAGAGAGGAACAGAGCACTCAGGTGAGGAAAATCAACAATTCATCGGAAAAGCTGCAGGAGACACGGGTGAAGAGCTCTGCTGAAAACAATGAGAAGAAACATCTCCCAGTCAAGGAGAGAGACCAGTCAACAGGCCAGTTGATCAGACCAGAACTTACACAGGTGAGCAAACAGGAGACTGGTGGCCAGGGCAAAAGTTCCCCACTTGAGCAAGTGAAGAGTCCAACCTCCCAACAGGTGGACAGCCCAGTGAAGACTCCAACCACCCAACAGGTGAACAGCCCAGTGAAGAGTCCAACCTCCCAACAGGTGAACAGCCCAGTGAAGGGTCCAACCTCCCAACAGGTGAACAACCCAGTGAACAGCCCAACCTCCCAACAGGTGAACAGCCCAGTGAAGGGTCCAACCTCCCAACAGGTGAACAACCCAGTGAACAGCCCAACCTTTCAACAGGTGAACAGTTCATTGAAGGGTCCAACCTCCCAACAGGTGGACAGCCCAGTGAAAAGTCCAACCTCCCAACAGGTGAACAGCCCAGTGAAGGGTCTAACCTCCCAACAGGTAAACAACCCAGTGAACAGCCCAACCTCTCAACAGGTGAACAGCTCATTGAAGGGTCCAACCTCCCAACAGGTGGACAGCCCAGTGAAGAGTCCAACCTCCCAACAGGTGGACAGCCCAGTGAAGAGTCCAGCCTCCCAACAGATGAACAGCTCAGTGCATAGTCCAATCTCTCAACAGATGAATACTCCAGTAAAGGGTCACACGTCCCAACAGGTGAACAGCCCAATTAAGAGTCCCACCTCCCAACAGGTAAATACCCCAGTCAAGAGTCACACCTCTCAACAGGTGAACAGCCCAGTGAAGAGTCCCACATCTCAACAGGTAAATACTCCAGTGAAGAGCCCAACCTCCCAACAGGTAAACAGCCCAGTGAAGGGTCCAACCTCCCAACAGGTGAACAACCCAGTGAACAGCCCAACCTCCCAACAGGTGAACAGCCCAGCAAAGAGTCCAACCACCCAAAATGTGAACAGCCCAGCAAAGAGTCCAACCACCCAACAGGTAAACAGCCCAGCAAAGGGTTCAACCACCCAACAAATGAACAGCCCAGTGAAGAGTCCAACCTCCCAACAGGTGAACAGCCCAGTGAAGAGTCCAACCTCTCAACAAATTAACAGTCCAGTAAAGAGTCCCACATCTCAACAGGTACATACTCCAGTGAAGTGTCCCACCTCCCAACAGGTGAACAGCCCAGTTAAGAGTCCCACCTCCCAACAGGTGAACAGCCCAGTGAAGAGTCCCATGTATCAACAGGTGAATACTCCAGTGAAAAGTCACACCTCCCAACAGAAGAACAGTCCAGTTAAGAGTCCCACCTCCCAACAGGTAAATACCCCAGTGATAAGTCACACCTCTCAACAGGTGAACAGCCCAGTGAAAAGTCCAACCTCTCAACAAATCAACAGCCCAGTGAAGAGTCCAACCACCCAACAGGTGAACAGCCCAGCGAAGAGTCCAACCACCCAACAGGTGGACAGCCCAGCGAAGAGTCTAACCACCCAACAAATGAACAGCCCAGTAAAGAGTTCCACCTCCCAACAGGTGAACAACCCAGTGAAGAGTCCAACCTCTCAACAAATGAACAGTCCAGTGAAGAGTCCAAGCGCTCAGCAGGTGTACAGCCAGGTGAAGTGTTCAGCCTCTCAACAGGTGAACACCCCAGTGAAGAGTCCAACAACCCAACAGGTGAACAACCCAGTGAACAGCCCAACCTCTCAACAGGTGAACAGTTCATTGAAGAGTCCCACCTCCCAACAGATGAACAGCCCAGTGAAGAGTTCCACCCCCCAACAGATGAACAGCCCAGTGAAGAGTCCAACCTCTCAACAAATGAACAGTCCAGTGAAGAGTCCAAGCGCTCAGCAGGTGTACAGCCAGGTAAAGTGTTCAGCCTCTCAACAGGTGAACACCCCAGTGAAGAGTCCAACAACCCAACAGGTGAACAACCCAGTGAACAGCCCAACCTCTCAACAGGTGAACAGTTCATTGAAGAGTCCCACCTCCCAACAGATGAACAGCCCAGTGAAGAGTTCCACCTCCCAACAGATGAACAGCCCAGTGAAGAGTCCAACCTCTCAACAAATGAACAGTCCAGTGAAGAGTCCAAGCGCTCAGCAGGTGTACAGCCAGGTGAAGTGTTCAGCCTCTCAACAGGTGAACACCCCAGTGAAGAGTCCAACCACCCAACAGGTGAACAACCCAGTGAACAGCCCAACTTCTCAACAGGTGAACAGTTCATTGAAGAGTCCCACCTCCCAACAGATGAACAGCCCAGTGAAGATTCCCACCACCCAACAGGTGAACAGCCCAGTGAAGAGTCCAAGCGCTCAGCAGGTGTACAGCCAGGTGAAGTGTTCAACCTCCCAACAGGtgaacagtttatttaaaactacaaCAACTCAAGAAGTGAATAACCAAATAAGAAGTGCAACCTTTCAGCAGGTGAACAGCCCACTGAAGACTCCACCCTCACAACAGGTGAAAAGTGCTGTGGACTGTCCAAACACTCTGCAGATGAACAGTCAAGGGAAGGGTTCTACCTCTGAACAGGTGAACAGCCCACTAAACATTTCAACCTTCCAGGAGGGGACCAGCCAGGTGAAAAACAACACCACCCCACAGGTGAACAGCCCAGTCAAGAGTGAGCAAGTGAATGCCCAAATGAGCTCGCaggtgaaaaaaatcatgatgacATCACAGGTGACATCAAAGATGCCATCACATAGCTCCTCCCCTCTCAGCTCACAACCTCCATCACAGGTCCCACCACCTCCCAGTGACTTGGAGTCTCTGAAGAAAAGGGGCGGGGCCAGAAAGGAACCAGCGGAAGAGTCTCAGACGATGGAGGTCAG CCCTGTGTCTAAAGAGGTACTTGTCTCGATTCCGAAGTTCTCTCCCATTGCTGAAGTTCAGACTGTTGTGAACAACACACGGGCGCTGGAGGACCTGCTGGATCTGACCGGTCATGTCATGTATCCCATAATGCCCCGCAGCACCGCCCATGGAGATTGCAACAAAAACGTCATCGAGCTGAAACAGGCATCTAACACAGTGAACACGAGGAGCAGGAAGGAGTGA